The Methanolacinia petrolearia DSM 11571 genome has a segment encoding these proteins:
- a CDS encoding ATPase, T2SS/T4P/T4SS family, with amino-acid sequence MPFPGFHKKKKTDPSVGKEPEEPKLEDILKKINGVNDAGKEENKEPADLPDKPNIEDIIKNIKRADDAGKEEGSEPAGTPEPDSLSSSIAEEAPVPASEEPRESVEVTAHEEPEERVISAEDSVEPVGSVEGTAPEIPGVSVVLIEDSTDPELIQEHPEEPEKDEITEKEEIGNIEEPSDQPVREPVKEREEEWPESVEKAETTGKDEGGGEDLSYIKKKKKTTKARIQDEKKGLLLKKKIEKIRLYDFGTDGPLVDPILPEGYVLRDEYWIHEGRSKVLIAKSPENHLEEYLLYEPKLSSFERELAERLYEDMRDVLILTDEEILEDRESVLMDKMNYLLHEYKVKIEDDALFKLQYYLLRNFLGWSKLDSLMFDPNIEDISCDGSDIPLFLYHRKFRNIKTNISFDEDTLYSLAILLAQRSGKHISVSQPMLDATLPDGSRLQLTLGKVVTSRGTSFTIRKFREEPFTPIELIDYGTFNVDQLVYFWLAIENNKSLLFVGGTASGKTTSLNAVSLFIPPLSKVVSIEDTREITLFHDNWLATVTREAVVETSGAKVDMFDLLKAAMRQRPEYILVGEVRGVEAQTLFQAMNTGHTTFSTLHANSVDAAIHRLENPPLNVPRNMVQALDIVSIQALVYRGQDRVRRAMEIVEIAGIDPGTGNLRVNTVFEYDPVKDIHTYSGRSQVYSKILEMRGWSREEMNEEIEKRRRIIQAMHDQGIIDYINVTKIFQAYFINSSNVLENIGDLKKAFL; translated from the coding sequence ATGCCTTTTCCCGGTTTTCATAAGAAAAAGAAGACTGATCCTTCTGTCGGCAAAGAACCCGAAGAGCCGAAACTCGAGGATATTTTAAAGAAGATCAACGGAGTGAATGATGCCGGAAAAGAAGAGAATAAAGAACCGGCAGATCTGCCCGACAAACCGAATATCGAGGATATTATAAAAAATATCAAAAGAGCTGATGATGCGGGAAAAGAAGAGGGAAGCGAACCTGCAGGCACGCCTGAACCCGATTCTCTTTCATCGTCCATTGCAGAAGAGGCGCCGGTGCCAGCCAGTGAGGAACCCCGGGAATCGGTAGAGGTAACTGCCCATGAAGAGCCTGAAGAAAGAGTAATCAGTGCAGAAGATTCTGTCGAACCCGTAGGATCAGTTGAGGGAACTGCCCCTGAGATTCCTGGGGTAAGCGTGGTTCTGATAGAAGATTCCACCGATCCCGAATTGATTCAGGAACACCCTGAAGAGCCGGAAAAAGATGAAATTACCGAAAAGGAGGAAATCGGAAACATAGAAGAACCGTCTGATCAGCCCGTCAGGGAACCGGTAAAGGAGCGGGAAGAGGAATGGCCTGAGTCCGTTGAGAAAGCAGAGACCACCGGGAAGGACGAGGGCGGAGGGGAGGACCTCTCGTATATAAAAAAGAAGAAAAAAACAACAAAGGCACGAATTCAGGATGAAAAAAAGGGCCTGCTCCTGAAGAAGAAGATCGAAAAGATCCGCCTGTATGATTTCGGGACAGACGGGCCTCTTGTGGACCCTATCCTTCCTGAAGGATACGTTCTCAGGGATGAATACTGGATACACGAAGGAAGATCAAAGGTGCTTATAGCGAAGAGTCCCGAAAATCATCTCGAAGAGTATCTTCTCTATGAACCGAAATTATCCAGTTTCGAAAGAGAGCTCGCAGAGAGGCTCTATGAAGACATGAGGGATGTCCTGATTCTTACGGACGAGGAGATTCTCGAGGATCGCGAGAGTGTCCTTATGGATAAGATGAACTACCTCCTTCATGAGTATAAGGTTAAAATAGAGGATGATGCCCTCTTTAAACTCCAGTATTATCTTCTCAGGAACTTTCTCGGGTGGTCGAAGCTCGACTCCCTCATGTTCGACCCGAACATCGAGGACATATCATGCGACGGCTCGGACATACCTTTATTCCTTTACCACAGGAAATTCAGGAATATAAAGACGAATATCTCCTTCGATGAAGACACTCTATATTCTCTTGCCATACTCCTTGCACAGAGGTCGGGGAAGCATATATCCGTCTCCCAGCCAATGCTGGATGCAACCCTTCCTGACGGTTCGCGTCTACAGCTGACCCTCGGAAAGGTGGTTACAAGCAGGGGAACCTCGTTTACAATTCGTAAATTCCGTGAAGAGCCGTTTACACCTATCGAACTCATCGACTACGGCACGTTCAATGTCGACCAGCTCGTCTACTTTTGGCTTGCAATCGAGAACAATAAGAGCCTGCTATTCGTAGGGGGAACAGCGAGCGGAAAGACGACATCGCTCAACGCCGTCTCGCTCTTTATCCCGCCCCTGTCAAAAGTGGTGAGTATTGAGGATACAAGGGAGATCACTCTCTTCCATGACAACTGGCTTGCGACGGTTACGAGGGAGGCTGTAGTCGAGACATCCGGGGCCAAGGTCGATATGTTCGACCTGCTGAAGGCAGCAATGAGGCAGAGGCCGGAATACATCCTTGTCGGTGAGGTGAGGGGTGTCGAGGCCCAGACTCTTTTCCAGGCAATGAATACCGGGCATACAACCTTCTCGACTCTTCACGCAAACAGCGTGGACGCCGCTATCCACAGGCTTGAAAATCCCCCCCTGAACGTTCCGAGGAACATGGTTCAGGCGCTTGACATAGTTTCGATACAGGCGCTTGTATACAGGGGGCAGGACAGGGTCAGGAGAGCTATGGAGATCGTAGAGATAGCGGGAATCGATCCCGGAACAGGAAATCTCCGTGTAAATACTGTTTTTGAATACGACCCTGTAAAGGATATTCATACATATTCAGGCAGATCGCAGGTATATTCGAAGATCCTTGAGATGCGTGGCTGGAGCCGGGAGGAGATGAACGAGGAGATCGAGAAGAGGCGCAGAATAATCCAGGCCATGCACGACCAGGGAATTATTGATTATATAAATGTCACCAAGATATTCCAGGCCTATTTCATCAATTCCTCCAACGTTCTCGAAAATATAGGCGATCTTAAGAAGGCATTTTTATGA
- a CDS encoding RAD55 family ATPase, translated as MNDNLNERMPTGISSLDPVLDGGVPPGSVVLLIGEQGAGNREFVQSSMIYLSKMKAAGQNGDNRILPEQMVYVSFTRLTSSIIDEIKISYKKDLVAGIEENISFIDLSNFYFEKSVVPRGWYSHTSLLTEKEKGKVSDSLVAELTNSLRKIKNKSLIIIDSLTDLNTTINNPDEWNQLIEFLRGLQRVAKTWRTTIYILVSEGIFERSKLMEVADCCDAIVDFRWEETTGRKRQRIMYFVKFDGAMPHLEENDLVKFASKITTEAGFEVSNIRVVI; from the coding sequence ATGAATGACAATCTGAACGAGCGTATGCCGACCGGGATATCTTCCCTCGATCCAGTACTGGACGGAGGAGTTCCGCCGGGATCGGTTGTCCTGCTCATCGGTGAACAGGGAGCCGGGAACAGGGAATTTGTCCAGAGTTCAATGATATATCTTTCAAAAATGAAAGCGGCCGGCCAAAACGGAGATAACAGAATCCTTCCCGAACAGATGGTCTATGTATCCTTCACAAGACTTACGTCGTCGATTATCGATGAGATCAAAATTTCATATAAGAAGGACCTTGTAGCAGGAATAGAAGAGAATATCTCTTTTATTGATCTCTCCAACTTCTATTTCGAAAAGAGTGTTGTCCCGAGGGGATGGTACTCGCATACCTCGCTTCTTACTGAAAAGGAAAAAGGCAAAGTTTCCGACAGCCTTGTCGCCGAACTGACGAATAGTCTCAGAAAGATCAAGAACAAAAGCCTGATCATCATCGATTCGCTGACGGACCTGAATACAACGATTAACAACCCTGATGAATGGAATCAGCTCATAGAGTTCCTGAGAGGATTGCAGAGAGTCGCGAAAACATGGAGAACCACGATATACATACTTGTCTCTGAAGGCATCTTCGAACGCAGCAAACTCATGGAGGTTGCAGACTGCTGCGATGCAATCGTTGACTTCAGGTGGGAGGAGACCACGGGGAGAAAGAGGCAGAGGATCATGTACTTCGTCAAGTTCGATGGGGCCATGCCGCACCTCGAAGAAAATGATCTTGTAAAGTTCGCATCGAAGATCACGACGGAAGCCGGATTCGAGGTCAGCAACATCAGGGTAGTTATATGA
- a CDS encoding KaiC domain-containing protein — protein MKKNRVRMGIDGLDEMMDGGLIEGSICSIIGTYGTGKTTFALQFAYDGLKNNETVVYISLEEKKESIYEKIEDRGFELEKYRDLTLFVIKLDPTDFNLSINSIRNELPELIYEIGAKRVIVDPISLFEGLFDDESQRRLEMFRLVEILRDLKCTVLMTSEHNRNDAYASRYGLIEYLADTVVVLKYIRPDDLAEVHTAVEVVKMRSSNHSREIKPYEIEEDEINVYSEASVF, from the coding sequence ATGAAGAAGAACAGGGTCAGGATGGGTATCGACGGTCTCGACGAGATGATGGACGGAGGGCTTATCGAAGGCAGCATCTGTTCGATCATCGGGACATACGGTACCGGAAAGACCACTTTTGCCCTCCAGTTTGCATATGACGGCCTTAAAAATAATGAAACAGTGGTATACATCAGTCTTGAGGAGAAGAAGGAAAGCATCTATGAAAAGATCGAGGATCGTGGTTTCGAACTGGAAAAGTACCGTGACCTGACTCTTTTCGTGATCAAGCTCGATCCTACGGATTTCAACCTCTCTATAAACAGCATCAGGAATGAACTTCCAGAACTTATCTACGAGATTGGCGCAAAAAGGGTTATAGTCGACCCGATCTCCCTCTTCGAGGGCCTCTTCGACGACGAATCACAGAGGAGGCTCGAGATGTTCAGGCTTGTCGAGATCCTCCGCGACCTGAAATGCACTGTTCTCATGACGAGCGAACACAACAGGAACGACGCATATGCAAGCCGGTACGGCCTTATAGAGTATCTTGCGGACACTGTCGTCGTCCTGAAGTACATCCGCCCGGACGATCTCGCCGAGGTTCACACGGCTGTTGAGGTCGTCAAGATGAGGAGTTCGAATCATTCCAGAGAGATCAAGCCCTACGAGATCGAGGAAGACGAGATTAACGTCTATTCCGAGGCCAGTGTCTTCTGA